A window of the Rickettsia felis URRWXCal2 genome harbors these coding sequences:
- the sca1 gene encoding Cell surface antigen Sca1 (212 kDa) — protein sequence MNKLTEQNLLKKSRFLKYSLLASISVGAIIAIPFEGMASSKQKALFQNALEKKLSLRLSQSNGNRDTTNTPQQIGTVIVPEPERNTYTSSEIREMEISKQSKASNPLKDIPIEDHYKKVARSKSDVGKARKVRPPTRSKTFVDTEKVEQNQNNYTHEPTEQTPQKPEIIITASSPTVSPASNGFVTAPNTPNTTLTSPEHYTTAPGTPSTPVTPYQPTPDSKPNDNLEAKTPPNTNSKAVRRLSFSSEPQQTVVQPSTQAKPPVPPKPLLLSSAGVVAKKVVSNILRVNEMLGIKLAEVESTIKNTQGKENKKPLQQLKKQIASSQKTTEKLKSEAAKIGIKIKELDEENKSLKTGRVKNKRELDKDNAKLKENNKKIDKLQQKLTNKNNEANRLSEEIDISVKKVVLIKPQVKAPVTEMPPAGSFLNQQQQLEVLTQQQKVNAARQAVVDKKRAEANGVKRNSAEYKDLISEREEIQLEQNQRHIAVEKTKKQQQAEDKEQRQEAQKQLSKIKKQEKAIKAASDEAQKILNDAKKEASRTKLKKLQEQMDNHVAMVTNDKIEENIKKLEGLALTPSTTSSAATISKQSLTAKSTMQLSHELQRTLPEDEDGYLEPIKVQQQPYTVMLSNQEVADPKSMDSGLGSLPSGIETDEDTEFNLGWGNGHHKELILSVDSKLIEKAAQLISGLDVKRSEILQTTSPSQQKSLNLALQGIENDYQEAIEVYQGLQQALIHKSEDIKAYNAEAEKRLDAIKSRADKYFNNIETDADVGFNQDWSNVHTQTAQSDSVLKMQQALLEKRSKEGSNPNFTTYLDPQPGEEGLKSIDSGLGSLPIDASVIPQYVEELNNLASFSSLNQIQQKKPLIITNMLLSETSALSDDEFRAVANEVHPKIRPILTYNRQKEKEAKLVEAEAAHSQVVQNAIKTPNSTQAKEAVENAAKLFGQYNNSFKLTQALRDEHRKKYYETPKKVTDSINSLDLAVPAESQQLKEPRSKSLEALDLAGSVSSQLKQAEYKSVLSPSSSVNSLLSNEDEQNHEFEIPKSLSFSFGSLNSDAESQQLKEPRSKSLEALDLAGSVSSQLKQAEYKSVLSPSSSVNSLFSNEDEQNHEFEILKSLSFSFGSLNSDAESNLSWDNTGDIGVGHRYGAEDSCPTPDQSSSKIANSSDKNSSETKLALLRTYQMAVIVKRQELEQLPSTSSGADQNTQKIKELKEVEVTMHDAINACIADSSKLNDVSFEEINEALKKLGSEIPESAISDFESKAQKDPEAILDGSILQEMLSSKDSLPSGDEEQEDTEVTESGIQKAGDKGLLALPVSSNECALALSDGREKECLALGDGSEEKEETIEQLSDSVEGNLKIEQEEKKEMQTQISKNAPTLNQAKVVNTIVNNMIRNRLDASMNMSNNMVAVGAGDEEESRIKRGLWMRGMYGTNNHGRVENMTGYRGTNKGATIGFDVEIDNNILGIAYSNVHSVFKFKNSKNNDKELIDSHVVSIYGQKELPRNFALQALVSASKNFIKDKTTYSYGDTKIRSNVKHSNHSYNAEALLNYNYLLQNKLVITPNIGLRYGKSRDGVYNETGINVQEIALTMKENNILSGIVGTKVKVPLKDVLKFNNLGLTFQGAVEHNFKEKTQRINRVVKIFDTEFKQNYAIPKQPKTSYNLGTGIIGSIKNTTISLDYNYYLNKHYRSHQGSVKLKVNL from the coding sequence ATGAATAAGTTAACAGAACAAAATTTACTAAAAAAATCAAGATTTTTAAAATATTCTCTTCTGGCCTCTATTTCAGTAGGAGCAATAATCGCAATACCATTTGAGGGTATGGCGAGCAGCAAACAAAAAGCATTATTTCAAAACGCACTCGAAAAGAAATTATCGCTCAGATTGTCACAATCAAACGGAAATAGAGATACGACAAATACACCGCAGCAGATAGGAACAGTGATTGTACCGGAACCGGAAAGAAACACATATACTTCATCTGAAATAAGAGAAATGGAAATATCTAAGCAATCTAAAGCATCTAATCCATTAAAAGATATTCCTATAGAGGATCATTATAAAAAGGTAGCACGTAGTAAGTCTGATGTCGGAAAAGCGAGAAAAGTACGACCACCTACTAGAAGCAAAACATTTGTAGATACTGAAAAAGTAGAGCAAAATCAAAATAATTATACTCATGAACCGACAGAGCAAACGCCTCAAAAACCAGAAATTATAATAACAGCGTCTTCGCCTACTGTTAGCCCAGCTTCAAATGGCTTTGTCACTGCACCTAATACACCAAATACTACTCTGACATCACCGGAACATTATACTACGGCACCTGGTACTCCATCAACACCGGTGACTCCGTATCAGCCTACTCCAGATTCTAAACCAAATGATAATTTGGAAGCTAAGACACCGCCAAACACAAACTCAAAAGCGGTACGAAGATTATCGTTTAGTAGCGAGCCACAACAGACAGTAGTACAACCTAGCACCCAGGCTAAGCCTCCAGTTCCTCCAAAACCTCTATTGTTGAGCAGTGCTGGGGTTGTAGCGAAGAAGGTGGTAAGCAATATATTACGAGTTAATGAGATGTTAGGAATCAAGTTAGCTGAAGTAGAATCGACAATTAAAAATACCCAAGGTAAAGAAAATAAAAAACCGTTACAACAGCTAAAAAAACAGATAGCTTCATCGCAAAAAACAACAGAAAAACTAAAATCAGAAGCTGCAAAGATAGGAATAAAAATAAAAGAATTAGATGAAGAAAATAAGAGTCTAAAGACCGGAAGAGTAAAAAACAAGCGTGAATTGGATAAAGATAATGCAAAATTAAAAGAAAATAATAAAAAAATAGATAAACTTCAACAAAAGTTAACAAATAAAAACAACGAAGCAAATAGGTTATCTGAAGAAATAGATATTTCAGTAAAAAAGGTAGTTTTAATAAAACCTCAAGTAAAAGCTCCGGTTACGGAAATGCCGCCGGCTGGGTCATTCTTAAATCAGCAGCAACAACTAGAGGTGCTTACTCAACAGCAGAAAGTCAATGCTGCTAGACAAGCTGTAGTCGATAAAAAGAGAGCGGAAGCAAATGGAGTAAAAAGAAATAGTGCAGAATACAAAGATCTAATAAGTGAAAGAGAGGAAATTCAATTAGAACAAAATCAACGACATATTGCTGTAGAAAAAACAAAAAAACAGCAACAAGCGGAGGATAAAGAGCAAAGACAAGAAGCACAAAAACAATTATCGAAAATAAAGAAGCAAGAAAAAGCTATAAAAGCGGCGTCAGATGAAGCTCAAAAAATATTGAATGATGCAAAAAAGGAAGCAAGTAGAACAAAGCTAAAAAAACTGCAAGAGCAAATGGACAATCATGTTGCAATGGTAACAAATGATAAGATTGAAGAAAATATAAAAAAACTAGAGGGACTAGCTCTTACTCCGTCAACAACTTCTTCTGCTGCTACTATTTCTAAGCAGTCGCTAACAGCAAAGTCAACCATGCAATTAAGTCATGAGCTTCAAAGAACTTTGCCGGAGGATGAAGATGGGTACTTAGAGCCAATAAAAGTTCAGCAACAACCTTATACAGTAATGTTGTCGAATCAAGAAGTGGCAGACCCTAAAAGTATGGATTCAGGCTTGGGAAGCTTACCAAGCGGTATAGAAACAGATGAAGATACCGAATTTAATCTAGGTTGGGGAAATGGGCATCATAAGGAGCTTATTTTAAGTGTAGATAGTAAATTAATAGAAAAGGCGGCTCAACTTATAAGTGGCTTAGATGTAAAAAGAAGTGAAATACTGCAAACAACCAGTCCTTCACAACAAAAATCACTTAATTTAGCTTTACAGGGAATAGAAAATGATTACCAAGAAGCAATTGAAGTCTATCAAGGATTACAACAGGCATTAATACACAAATCGGAAGATATAAAAGCATATAATGCAGAAGCAGAAAAAAGATTGGACGCTATTAAAAGCAGAGCGGATAAATACTTTAATAATATAGAAACAGATGCAGATGTTGGATTTAATCAAGATTGGAGTAATGTGCATACACAAACTGCACAAAGTGATTCAGTATTAAAGATGCAACAGGCACTACTAGAAAAACGTTCAAAAGAAGGTTCAAATCCTAACTTTACAACATATTTAGACCCACAGCCGGGAGAAGAGGGGCTTAAAAGCATTGATTCAGGACTTGGGAGCTTGCCAATCGATGCTTCGGTAATACCTCAATATGTAGAGGAATTAAATAACCTAGCGTCATTTTCTTCACTAAACCAAATACAGCAAAAAAAGCCCCTGATAATAACAAATATGTTATTATCAGAAACATCAGCATTAAGTGATGATGAATTTAGAGCAGTGGCAAATGAAGTTCATCCTAAAATACGACCTATATTAACATATAATAGGCAGAAAGAGAAAGAAGCTAAACTAGTAGAAGCTGAAGCGGCACATAGCCAAGTTGTTCAAAATGCAATAAAAACTCCAAATAGTACTCAAGCAAAAGAGGCAGTAGAAAATGCAGCTAAGTTATTTGGGCAATATAATAATAGCTTTAAATTAACGCAAGCCCTTCGTGATGAGCATAGAAAGAAATATTATGAGACGCCTAAAAAAGTGACTGATTCCATTAATAGTTTGGATTTGGCAGTTCCTGCAGAATCGCAACAGTTAAAAGAACCTAGATCAAAAAGTCTAGAAGCTCTTGATTTAGCTGGATCTGTATCATCACAATTAAAGCAAGCAGAATATAAGTCGGTGTTATCACCTTCATCTTCTGTTAACAGCCTGCTTAGCAATGAAGATGAGCAAAACCATGAATTTGAAATACCAAAATCGCTTTCCTTTTCATTCGGTAGTCTAAACAGTGATGCAGAATCGCAACAGTTAAAAGAACCTAGATCAAAAAGTCTAGAAGCTCTTGATTTAGCTGGATCTGTATCATCACAATTAAAGCAAGCAGAATATAAGTCGGTGTTATCACCTTCATCTTCTGTTAACAGCCTGTTTAGCAATGAAGATGAGCAAAACCATGAATTTGAAATACTAAAATCGCTTTCCTTTTCATTCGGTAGTCTAAACAGTGATGCAGAATCAAATTTATCATGGGATAATACAGGAGATATAGGAGTAGGTCATAGATATGGAGCTGAGGATAGCTGTCCAACTCCGGACCAATCAAGCTCAAAGATAGCCAATAGTAGTGATAAAAATTCAAGTGAAACTAAATTAGCTCTTCTACGGACATATCAAATGGCAGTAATAGTTAAAAGGCAAGAACTGGAACAATTGCCAAGTACAAGCTCAGGAGCTGATCAAAACACTCAGAAGATTAAAGAGCTGAAAGAAGTAGAAGTAACTATGCACGATGCTATAAATGCATGTATAGCAGATTCATCAAAATTAAATGATGTTTCTTTTGAAGAAATAAATGAAGCACTTAAGAAATTAGGTTCAGAAATTCCTGAATCAGCTATTAGTGATTTTGAATCTAAAGCCCAGAAAGATCCTGAAGCTATTTTAGATGGATCAATATTACAGGAAATGTTAAGTTCAAAAGATTCTTTGCCATCAGGAGATGAAGAACAAGAAGACACAGAAGTAACAGAATCTGGTATTCAAAAAGCAGGAGATAAAGGGTTACTTGCACTACCTGTATCAAGTAATGAGTGTGCATTAGCATTAAGTGATGGTAGAGAAAAGGAATGTTTAGCATTAGGCGATGGTAGCGAAGAGAAAGAAGAAACAATAGAGCAATTATCCGATTCCGTTGAGGGTAACCTTAAAATTGAACAGGAAGAAAAAAAAGAAATGCAAACGCAAATTTCAAAAAATGCTCCTACTTTAAATCAAGCGAAAGTTGTTAATACTATTGTAAATAATATGATTCGTAACAGATTAGATGCATCTATGAATATGTCTAATAATATGGTAGCGGTAGGAGCTGGTGATGAAGAAGAATCTCGTATAAAAAGAGGTTTGTGGATGCGTGGTATGTACGGTACTAATAATCATGGACGAGTAGAAAATATGACCGGTTATAGAGGTACTAACAAAGGTGCTACTATTGGGTTTGACGTTGAAATCGACAATAATATTCTAGGTATAGCTTACAGTAATGTTCATTCAGTATTTAAATTTAAAAATAGTAAAAATAATGACAAAGAACTTATTGATAGTCATGTGGTTTCTATTTACGGACAAAAAGAATTACCGAGGAATTTTGCACTACAAGCTTTAGTATCTGCTTCTAAAAACTTTATTAAAGATAAGACAACTTATTCATATGGTGATACTAAAATTAGAAGTAATGTAAAACATAGCAATCATAGTTATAATGCGGAAGCATTACTGAATTATAATTATCTTTTGCAGAACAAGCTTGTTATTACCCCAAATATCGGCTTAAGATACGGGAAGTCACGAGACGGGGTATATAATGAAACCGGTATTAACGTACAAGAAATAGCTCTTACAATGAAAGAGAATAATATATTGTCCGGAATTGTCGGTACTAAAGTCAAAGTACCTTTAAAAGATGTTCTAAAATTTAATAATTTAGGTCTAACATTCCAAGGAGCGGTAGAACATAATTTTAAAGAGAAAACCCAAAGAATAAATAGAGTTGTTAAAATATTTGATACTGAATTTAAGCAAAATTATGCAATACCGAAACAACCGAAAACATCCTATAATTTAGGAACGGGTATTATAGGTAGTATCAAGAATACTACTATTTCTTTGGATTATAATTATTATCTAAATAAACATTATAGAAGCCATCAAGGTAGTGTTAAGCTTAAGGTAAACCTATAA
- a CDS encoding TPR repeats, with product MNLTYKNEQAGLQLHRLMQSITKQYINKYKEHAIDEQKIYIRLLEVLNNLFPRVTDIPNKNWENAKLLYPHIIKILNNDIKIDKLRRANLYQKIGYYNESILCRFADSLKYHEEALKIYQELYQGNHHNIAISFNNVGSAYKDLGETSKGLKYLEEALKMLKALYQGNHHNIATSLNSVGLAYQNLGDISKGLQYLEEALKILQELYKGNHPDIASSLNNIGLAYRDSGYNSKGLKYLKEALKLFQELYRGNHPKVAESFGSIGLTYHKLGNISEGLKYFELALKMEQELYKGNHPDIAISLSNIGFTYHRLGNIFKGLKYFEDALKMYKALYQSNRPYVATSLNNISITYQDSGDTNKTLELKKQAYLMFMQTLSSNYAITKELKNYLEKNAPEFIKNNETREFILQRGDFEEVTLEIKQKIQKNVLNKIYISAAKDKWNSKFSILGNWGVKGYLGDRYLAKQLRALANVKNIEIAKMLCFEAICLGAINSPSKNFTCVKEFAASYPELTNKITNEHPEYFIDGSILRTCINDEEILRKLLGSGCVAM from the coding sequence ATGAATCTAACGTATAAAAATGAACAAGCCGGCTTACAATTACATAGATTAATGCAATCTATAACAAAGCAATATATAAATAAATATAAAGAACATGCTATAGATGAACAAAAAATTTATATAAGACTATTAGAAGTACTAAATAATTTATTTCCACGAGTAACAGATATTCCAAATAAAAATTGGGAAAATGCTAAATTACTTTATCCACATATAATAAAAATATTAAACAATGATATAAAAATAGATAAACTTAGAAGAGCAAATTTATATCAAAAAATAGGTTATTATAATGAAAGTATATTATGCCGATTTGCAGATTCATTAAAATATCACGAGGAGGCTCTAAAAATATATCAAGAATTATATCAAGGTAACCATCATAATATTGCTATCTCTTTTAATAATGTAGGTTCGGCTTATAAAGATTTAGGGGAGACTTCTAAAGGTTTGAAATATTTAGAAGAAGCTCTAAAGATGTTAAAAGCATTATATCAAGGTAACCATCATAATATTGCTACTTCTCTTAATAGCGTTGGATTAGCTTACCAAAATTTAGGTGATATCTCTAAAGGGTTGCAATATCTAGAAGAAGCTCTAAAAATATTGCAAGAATTATATAAAGGTAATCACCCTGATATTGCTAGCTCTCTTAATAATATTGGTTTAGCTTATAGAGATTCAGGGTATAACTCTAAAGGACTAAAATATTTAAAAGAAGCTTTAAAGTTGTTTCAGGAATTATATCGAGGCAATCATCCTAAGGTTGCTGAATCTTTTGGTAGTATAGGTTTGACTTATCATAAATTAGGAAATATCTCTGAAGGATTAAAATATTTTGAGTTAGCTCTAAAGATGGAGCAAGAATTATATAAAGGCAACCACCCTGATATTGCCATCTCTCTTAGTAATATCGGTTTTACCTATCACAGATTAGGCAATATCTTTAAAGGGCTAAAATATTTTGAAGACGCATTAAAAATGTATAAAGCCTTATATCAAAGTAACCGTCCTTATGTTGCTACCTCTCTTAATAATATCAGTATAACTTATCAAGACTCAGGCGATACAAATAAAACTCTAGAACTTAAAAAACAAGCTTATTTAATGTTTATGCAAACTTTAAGTTCAAATTATGCTATTACTAAGGAATTAAAAAATTACCTTGAGAAAAACGCTCCGGAATTTATAAAAAATAACGAAACTAGGGAGTTTATATTACAAAGAGGTGATTTTGAGGAAGTTACATTAGAAATTAAACAAAAAATACAAAAGAACGTTTTAAATAAAATATATATTAGTGCTGCTAAAGATAAATGGAATAGTAAGTTCTCAATCTTAGGAAATTGGGGGGTGAAAGGCTATTTAGGCGATAGATATTTAGCAAAACAACTAAGAGCTTTAGCAAATGTTAAAAATATAGAAATAGCTAAAATGTTATGCTTTGAAGCAATTTGTCTAGGAGCGATTAACAGCCCTAGCAAAAACTTCACTTGTGTAAAAGAATTTGCTGCAAGCTATCCTGAATTAACAAACAAAATAACAAACGAACATCCTGAATATTTTATTGACGGCTCAATATTACGGACATGTATTAATGACGAGGAAATCTTAAGGAAATTGCTAGGTAGCGGTTGTGTGGCTATGTAG
- the atpF gene encoding ATP synthase B chain precursor: MNFLDESFWLAVSFIIFVYLIYRPAKKAILNSLDAKILEVQEKVLKAEKLKEDAALLFEQTNAQIQKLETLRSQMIEESNEVTKKIIQEKTKEIEEFLEHKKSDAIQLIQNQKSTATKELQDEFCDEVIKLVSEYFQSAKFSESNIAKNLMDKSDSSHNNDKST, translated from the coding sequence ATGAATTTCCTAGATGAAAGCTTTTGGCTTGCCGTTAGTTTTATAATTTTTGTATATTTAATTTATAGACCGGCAAAAAAAGCCATTTTAAATTCTTTAGATGCTAAGATTTTAGAAGTCCAAGAAAAAGTTCTAAAAGCTGAAAAGTTAAAAGAAGATGCTGCCTTGCTTTTTGAACAAACCAACGCACAAATACAAAAATTAGAAACTTTACGCTCTCAAATGATAGAAGAAAGCAATGAAGTTACCAAGAAAATCATTCAAGAAAAAACTAAAGAAATTGAAGAATTTTTAGAGCATAAAAAATCTGATGCTATACAGTTAATTCAAAACCAAAAATCAACCGCAACTAAAGAGCTACAAGATGAATTTTGCGATGAGGTAATAAAACTTGTTTCCGAATATTTTCAATCAGCTAAATTTTCAGAAAGCAATATCGCTAAAAATTTAATGGATAAATCTGATTCCTCTCATAATAACGATAAATCTACATAG
- the atpX gene encoding ATP synthase B chain — protein MPQFDIATYYSQIFWLIVTFGLLYIFVYKFITPKAEEIFNNRQTNIQDNITQADTLTQEVEKLNKYHNEEIDKTNTEIDRLKKEKIYSLESEFLIKKKNLEQDLKNSINHNIEDINLAAKQFRTNKSEAIIKLAVNIIEKIAGAKADMDSLKSLRHCEENYEVIDEAIQ, from the coding sequence ATGCCTCAATTTGATATTGCTACCTATTATTCACAAATTTTTTGGCTTATCGTTACTTTCGGCTTATTGTATATCTTTGTTTATAAATTTATCACTCCAAAAGCCGAAGAAATTTTTAATAATAGACAGACAAATATTCAAGATAATATTACGCAAGCCGACACGCTAACCCAAGAAGTAGAAAAGCTAAATAAATATCATAACGAGGAAATAGACAAAACAAATACCGAAATAGATAGGCTAAAAAAAGAAAAAATATACTCTTTAGAATCAGAATTTTTAATTAAAAAAAAGAATCTAGAGCAGGATTTAAAAAACTCTATAAATCACAATATTGAAGATATAAATTTAGCTGCTAAGCAATTTAGAACTAATAAAAGCGAAGCAATTATAAAGCTTGCAGTTAATATTATTGAAAAAATAGCCGGAGCTAAAGCAGATATGGATAGCTTAAAAAGCCTACGTCATTGCGAGGAAAATTACGAAGTAATTGACGAAGCAATCCAGTAA
- the atpE gene encoding ATP synthase C chain: MDMVSLKFIGIGLMAIGMYGAALGVSNIFSSLLSSIARNPSAAENLQRMALIGAGLAEAMGLFSFVIAMLLIFS; the protein is encoded by the coding sequence ATGGATATGGTTTCTTTAAAATTTATTGGTATAGGGCTTATGGCTATCGGCATGTACGGTGCGGCTCTAGGCGTTAGTAATATATTTAGCTCTCTACTTAGTTCAATAGCACGAAACCCTTCAGCTGCAGAAAACTTACAAAGAATGGCTCTGATCGGTGCAGGTCTTGCTGAAGCAATGGGACTTTTTTCCTTTGTAATTGCTATGTTACTTATTTTTTCTTAA
- the atpB gene encoding ATP synthase A chain — MTHSPLAQFDIKKLIDIKMFGFDVSFTNSSIYMLLASILALTYFYLAFYNRKLVPSRLQVSAEIVYNLVADMLNQNIGVKGRKFIPLVFSLFIFILFCNLLGMTPYSFTATSHIIVTFTLAILVFLTVTIVGFVKHGLRFLTLFLPHGTPLWLAPLMIVIELFTYLARPVSLSLRLAANMMAGHVLLKVIAGFTVSLMIYLKFLPIPLMVILIGFEIFVAILQAYIFTILSCMYLNDAINLH, encoded by the coding sequence ATGACTCATAGCCCTTTAGCACAATTTGATATCAAAAAATTGATAGACATCAAAATGTTCGGTTTTGACGTCAGCTTTACTAATTCGAGTATCTATATGTTACTTGCTAGCATCTTAGCTCTAACTTATTTTTACTTAGCTTTTTATAACCGGAAATTAGTACCTTCTAGATTACAAGTAAGTGCTGAAATAGTTTATAATCTTGTAGCTGATATGTTAAATCAGAATATAGGAGTAAAAGGACGCAAATTTATTCCGTTAGTTTTTAGTTTGTTTATTTTTATTTTATTCTGTAATTTACTTGGTATGACACCTTATAGCTTTACTGCTACTAGTCATATTATCGTTACTTTTACCTTAGCAATTCTAGTATTTTTAACGGTCACTATAGTCGGTTTCGTAAAACACGGCTTACGTTTTTTAACTCTTTTCTTACCACACGGTACTCCTTTATGGTTAGCACCGTTGATGATAGTAATTGAACTATTTACATATTTAGCAAGACCGGTTAGTTTATCATTGCGACTTGCCGCTAATATGATGGCGGGACATGTTTTATTAAAAGTAATAGCCGGTTTTACCGTTTCATTAATGATTTACTTGAAATTTCTGCCAATCCCTCTTATGGTGATACTAATTGGGTTTGAAATTTTTGTTGCAATACTTCAAGCTTATATTTTTACTATTTTATCTTGTATGTATCTTAATGATGCTATTAATTTACACTGA
- the dsbG gene encoding Protein-disulfide isomerase codes for MRSIFIVPIFLLFLSSCSEEKTQNKNQEEKQIIVQETLQNNNTSQEINQEAVNSENAAESIVPANDNNQTDEVSTPPSQEQKNPEIKPVKVTFKVDDNDMVLGNKKSNVIVVEYFSPTCPHCAYYHQTIFPELKKKYIDTNKIAYVVREFIATKQDLDAAILARCKGDINSFVQFHNIILQQQDKWAYSNKYRELLTDIGQLGGVPPEEYKQCLNSDKITETLIANTNFVANAPKFIGTPSFFVNGVQTGNYSIDSISTAVDKALEEQKEKAKNEMSL; via the coding sequence ATGCGAAGTATTTTTATCGTGCCGATATTTTTATTATTTTTGAGTAGTTGTTCAGAAGAAAAAACACAAAATAAGAACCAAGAAGAGAAACAAATAATAGTGCAGGAAACTCTGCAAAACAACAACACTTCTCAAGAAATAAATCAAGAAGCAGTAAATTCTGAAAATGCAGCTGAATCGATAGTACCTGCTAACGATAATAATCAGACTGATGAAGTATCAACGCCGCCTTCACAAGAACAAAAAAATCCTGAAATAAAACCTGTTAAAGTTACTTTTAAAGTTGATGATAATGATATGGTTCTCGGTAACAAAAAATCAAATGTTATAGTAGTCGAGTATTTTTCTCCTACCTGTCCGCATTGTGCTTATTATCATCAAACAATTTTTCCGGAACTTAAGAAAAAATATATCGATACTAATAAAATTGCATATGTGGTTCGTGAATTTATTGCTACAAAACAAGATTTAGACGCTGCAATTTTAGCCCGCTGCAAGGGTGATATAAATAGTTTTGTACAGTTTCATAATATCATATTACAACAACAAGATAAATGGGCATATAGCAATAAATACAGAGAATTATTAACTGATATAGGTCAGCTTGGCGGTGTTCCTCCGGAAGAATATAAGCAATGTTTAAATAGTGATAAAATTACTGAAACGCTAATTGCTAATACTAATTTTGTAGCAAACGCACCAAAATTTATAGGTACTCCTTCTTTCTTCGTTAACGGAGTACAAACCGGAAATTATAGTATAGATAGTATTTCTACGGCAGTCGATAAAGCTTTAGAGGAGCAGAAAGAAAAAGCAAAAAATGAGATGAGTTTGTAA
- a CDS encoding Transcriptional regulator: MANTTQSENKTEQKSEFKIGQRIVYPAHGVGEITNIEYHTIAGTEIKVYVISFSQDKMTLKVPVSRAAVVGLRAVASRKDLDVIYSTLQGKPKQGNRMWSRRAQEYEGKINSGNIVAIAEVLRDLHKNVDNDRSYSERTLYESALNRLAGELAILENIHPTEAINKLVEVLREKLVA, encoded by the coding sequence ATGGCAAATACAACACAATCCGAAAATAAAACCGAACAAAAATCCGAGTTTAAAATAGGGCAGAGAATTGTCTATCCTGCACATGGAGTTGGTGAAATAACAAATATTGAATATCATACTATTGCAGGTACTGAAATTAAAGTATATGTAATTTCCTTTTCGCAAGATAAAATGACATTAAAAGTGCCTGTTAGTAGAGCTGCGGTTGTTGGTCTTAGAGCGGTTGCAAGCAGAAAAGATTTAGATGTCATATATTCAACTCTTCAAGGTAAACCAAAACAAGGAAATAGAATGTGGAGTAGAAGAGCCCAAGAATATGAAGGCAAAATTAACTCAGGTAATATTGTAGCCATAGCCGAAGTATTACGGGACTTACATAAAAATGTTGATAATGATCGTTCTTACAGTGAAAGAACACTCTACGAATCAGCTTTAAATAGACTCGCAGGCGAGCTTGCTATCCTTGAAAACATCCACCCAACTGAAGCAATTAATAAGTTAGTTGAAGTATTACGTGAAAAATTAGTAGCCTAA